atatttaaatcaaaacataacaatatgtcttgtttttgtttcctttttttttttatttcatgaataGGGTACATCTTGCAGGACATGATTAATTGGTTTAAAAGTAAtagttgaattaattatttttgagaaaaacaGTGGTTATTAATAAGTAAGATTGAGTTTCatgttttcaattcaaaacacTTTGCTAACTTTTACAATAATACTATTTGTTTAGAATAATCTTCACCAAATGACAAGACctaaaaaaacatacataaacaCAATGATAATAGGAAAATGagtatgaaaaattaattacagaaaaaaaaagaagttattaaGAATGGAAAGTAATGCTTATAATGTGACCTACGTAGTTTGAAAGCTTCCAAGCTATGTCCCCACTAACAGGTGCCTGCCATGGCTGCTAAGAGATTCCATCACTAATAATCCAACTCATGCACTCAAATATGTGGTCCTTATTATCCTCTTTTACCACTATTTATAAATTGTCATAATTATCATTTGACCCAACATAAAAATCTATATaatcagaagaaaaaaatgcaagTGATTTTACTGTTtccacaaattaaaaaaaaaaatcagggcATCTAATATTGTTTTCAAgatatttattcttttcatcACTGAATAATTTGTTTTAGGTGTCAAACTAGTGGTGTTTTCAAATAggtaattaattacaattagttttaagtgattaattattttttatcatcccAAATAGTTTGGAAATTACTCTTTAGAATACTTAATGAAGAGGTATGCCTTCTTATATTCCACCTGATAATATTTTACAGACATTAAATTTCATCAGTCCAATAATTGTACTAAGAGTTCATgagaaataaatcaaatatacgCATTTTTACAGTTTAAAAATGATTTGATATTTTATCAATCAGCTTTATTTTGACggatgatattttatatttatttatataaaatttgacatGGATGATAGACAATGTATTATATGATTTAACAGTACAAAATTTGTGCGTTATAAAAAGTTATGGAGgagaataaatgtaaaaaaacttACTTCAAAAGCAAGTTGATCCTTATGCTTTTCCTTTTTACTGTCAATTTGTTCAAACTAAGCAGATCCTAAGGGCTTATTctcattcttctctttttttaataGCCTCATGATGTTATTTTCAAGGGAAAAGGAAGCATATGTATGTACCAAAAAaaccttaaaagaaaaataaaatattttcccaAATCAACTTTTTATGTGGTCAGTTGTTGTATGCTTTTTACTATTAAACAAAACAGTAATACATTTGGAACAAGATATAAGAATGATGAATAATTAGGAAGTTCAATTTTCACTTAATGCAATTATTCTAATGTATGTTACAAATGTCTTTAAAGAATTTATAGCAAATatagttaaaagttaaaaagccaccaaaagttaattttttttaattgtttaaatccGTTTCTCATTGTAATAtccataaattattataatcactcattattactattattattattattattattattattattattattatttgttttaatgtgTTCCATTGAGATTCCAGAAAAATCTCTTTTGAACGCAAGAGATTCAAAGAAGTGAAGTTTATCTTTTCAAACAAGATATTCCATAATATgtagatatattaaaataaaactaatatttcgACGTTCACTCATTTTTTTGGCAttgatttattgttcataatCGTGTCATAGCAAAAAGTACAATAATTTGCATAGTTCATAATACAACAATATCCCATAACCGAAAACATCGTTCTAAAAACCAGAAAGTCCAACCAATCTATGATCTCCAAAAAAAACCCAATCAAATAGGTTCAAAAAAACCATTAAAAGACAGATgaggaaaattaatttgttggaCAACGATTCTTTAGGCTGATAGTTTTCACTGATTAAATTACATGTCCCATCTCTAATACAGGCCAAAAATGCATTCAGGTGAGTCATCAAATGTTTACATAATAAACATACACACATGTTGtcaaataaaaaccaaattctgaTATCATAGTCTGGTTAGAACACAACCCAATTGCATGAATCTAACTTCATAGAGCTTCAGAACGTGCATTGCTTCATAGCAGACTCTGTTCTTGGAAACTACATAGATTTGGTAACCAACAACCAATGAACTAACCTTTTATTGATTGCTTTTCACACCAAGAGTGCATAGTCAGTGGCGAAAGAAATCAAAAGGTGTCCGTGGTGTGGTATAAGCCATGGAAAGTATCTTAGAAGCTATCCACTTATTTGCAGCTTCAGTATGATGAATTCCATCCCAGCTTACATATCGAGCCCCTTCGTCACAAACCTGATAACCAGGTTGACCACATGTTACCCTTACGTCAAAGTTGTAAGGAGGCCCTCCAAAGCCGCAACATACCATCAACGGATTTGAGAAACCTAATCAATTAGGCATTTACAAACACCATCAAATTGATTATGATAATAGTTAATGCAATATTTGAACCACTACCATGTTAAGCCAACTAAGGAGTGCTAGCAGTGCATcttttaaacatattatatagtatttattaaagtttattagaaattacaaaattattagtgAAATTTGCTAAATAGAAAAATGTAACCAACACAAATTTGTGGCATTAAACAAAGTTTCATCAAATAGGAAAGAGTGTCTTCAAAGGAGTGtgtaaaataagaaattgaatTCTCTATTGTCTCTTTGTTGAGTCTTAAAAAAACATTGATGTtggtatattaaaatatatatatatgttttttaaaacattaaatcacCATACATCAATGTATTTGGAAGGTTCATCAAAGGAgagcaaacaaaaaaaatatacagtAAAGAACATGGACTCGTAAAATAATATGTTGTTGGTGTTCCTCTATCCAAATATATGCAGTTATTTGTGCCATTTATATGTCATCATAACATATGGAGCGAAATCCAGGAAAACTTGATTCGGATTAGTAACAAAAGAGAGAATGGAGAGAAATGAAGGAAAACTTGATTCAGATTAGTAACAAAATAGTGAGTCAAATAATTATCGATACTTAAACGAGAAGAAAGTGCTTGCTTGGATTACCATATTTTGCGGCATTTGTAATGAGGTCATGCTTAATGCCATAAATATCAACATAGACTAAAGTAGAATCCTTCAGTTCAGATCTTAGTTTCTGACTCAAATGAAGCAGCGCTTCATTAAACAATCGTGCTGCAGTGTTATAACTAGAAAGACATCCCAATGAATCTAGATCCTTCTTCTGAGCCAGTGCAAGTATTTTAGGAAGACAGCCCAATGGCCCAGTATTGTGAACCCAAAACTTCCTGGCCCCTTCGTTATGTAAATTCTGGATACAGATAGGAAAACATCACATTCTTAGAAGGAGATATAAAAAATCAACGAagaaatagtaataaaattaaCGTACACCTCCCAGCCAAGATCATTGCCGCAGCTTATTTCAATAAAAGGAAATTTAGCAGTTACGAACAAAATTCTTTGCCCTCTTACCTATAACCTACTGAGAAACAGAGAAAGCACtcaataaaaaggaaaagaattagAAGGAAAGGGATATATTATCTAGTCATAAAGGATAGGCTAGAACATTAggattaattttatgattacaCTCATCCCCTTCCACCAACCTAAATCACCAGTACTAAAGAAGGAAAATTAGTCAGCTGCATAGATAATAAGTTTACTAAACAATTATGAAGGACACTGAACTACCTTAACAGCATTCTCAATCTCAGTAATAAATGATGGGATCTTCTTAATCACTTGTGCGTATGACAGATTTTTGGCAAATGAATCAGCAAGGTCATTTTGCCCAATATCAATCAAGTAGAGTGCATTGCGGAAGCCTTCGTCACTGAtgaaatttcttgcacctgtgTAAGTTTCCAGTCCAATCAGTTCATTCTTAAATACAAACTCAAATgtatattgaatatattttgcACCAATAATTGAGTACTACTTTTTAAGAGCGAAAGCCagttcatttataaaatatgcaGGCAGCCTAACAAAAGTAGTGTTAGAATCTGAACAGCGAAAGCATCATAGCACAGGGAAAATCTGAACTCCGTTGAATCAGACTCCATTCTTTGAACAAGACTAATTTTGGTACATTAATAGGGGTTAGAACTCAGAAAAGAATCAGAGTACTGAGAAAAATGACAGCTTAAAGCTTCACCGGCGTTGACTGTTTAGCATGCATGATATTCAGAGGAAACCAAATATAGCAGTCAAATACTTAAAACAAAGGCCATAAAGACAGTTCAGACaatttagttttcaattttttaagtcAAGGAGATATAAGATATCGCAAAGGAAACCTACCTGCCGTAACAAGTTCAAGAGAACGAGCTTTGAAACGCCGGAATTGCATCAGCTGTATATTTAAGGAGAAAGGAACATACTTAGGGAGAGTAGAGGACCCCACCACAGCAAAGTTTGCTCCATTTGTGAATGAGGTTCCGGACAAGGCGTCCAAGTATGGTACCAACAAACTTGCATTCAAACTTTGGCCTGCAAATGTTGGAAGGAAAGTATTTTCAGATTGAAGAGCATTTCGATACATGAAACTAGCATCCTAATTCCTAAACCCTCAGCTTTCATTTGTCAGGACCATTTTTCAATTGCCACTGGCAgtaaaatttacataatttgtcaaaagaatacataaCACATATCTAGTAGCATAAGTAGATTTTACACTAATGTTTAAAATTGCAAAgtgaaatttgtaaaattttataataactatttttaaaatacagaaagatattttttattgcgaaatagtgtaattttttttagctgAATATGCATGCTTATTACTCGTTAAAAATACTACTTCGTACAAATTGTGcacaaaatatatatcttcCCTATCCTTTCAGTTTATGTTACTATATTGATTAAAACATAACGAcaaaaagtgttgaaaattgaaatataattattcaaaaaaacaTTAGAGTACTTGTAAtatcgataaaaaaaattctatgaaTCACTAAAGATCAAGGTTTGTAGATTTGAAAATGCCTTACTTCGATGGTCATCAACGAGAACCATCACTAAATTGTAGTCATTCgtcttctttctttatttcccTTTCTCATTTTGTTCGATGCAAAGATTTTAAAGACTGAGAATGCAAATTAGAGAATGTAATAAAACAATGATCCATACCTTTGAAATTAGTATAAGGACTGTTATCTCTAATTTATCCAGTGAATTGTCATACtttgatatttgaaatttaatttaaaaaaaaaaaaaaaatcccaataCTGAGCCTGTTTATCAGTATTAAAAAGACGAATCAGGTAAAAGTAACATTtcgaaattgaaaaaagaaatggcATAAGAAAGAAAGTAGTGGGGATCTTCTCGTGGTGAAGGTACACATGGGTTTTACACACGATCAGTTTCAGATTGAAATGAAACCCGGGTGATAGaagaatatttctttttacCCGGGTTTTAAATCTCTTTAACGATCTTCTATCTCGTTCATTTGGGAGGATGATTCAAGAAATTTAAAGTGTGTAGACAGTTGGGCCCTTTATGGTGCTTATTGGACTGCTGGAATCTAAAAGCCAGGcccaattataaaaaatacatactgACTGTC
The sequence above is drawn from the Vigna radiata var. radiata cultivar VC1973A chromosome 3, Vradiata_ver6, whole genome shotgun sequence genome and encodes:
- the LOC106756698 gene encoding GDSL esterase/lipase At1g09390 produces the protein MGCGGPFSHLILTAIAIAIAIPLAACDTPPVLFVFGDSNSDTGGLASGLGFTINLPNGRTFFRRSTGRLSDGRLVIDLLCQSLNASLLVPYLDALSGTSFTNGANFAVVGSSTLPKYVPFSLNIQLMQFRRFKARSLELVTAGARNFISDEGFRNALYLIDIGQNDLADSFAKNLSYAQVIKKIPSFITEIENAVKNLHNEGARKFWVHNTGPLGCLPKILALAQKKDLDSLGCLSSYNTAARLFNEALLHLSQKLRSELKDSTLVYVDIYGIKHDLITNAAKYGFSNPLMVCCGFGGPPYNFDVRVTCGQPGYQVCDEGARYVSWDGIHHTEAANKWIASKILSMAYTTPRTPFDFFRH